One Cotesia glomerata isolate CgM1 unplaced genomic scaffold, MPM_Cglom_v2.3 scaffold_131, whole genome shotgun sequence genomic window, ttatttctaagtaattctacaaataatagtttttttcattgttttcaACTTTTAAGTGACGATGGGTCGAAGAAAAATTGAACGAACGCCAGCCGAAGAAGAAGACATTAAAAGATTACGTAATGACAAAAGAAAAACAAGCAGGTATAACAAACGTAATAtgcaagagaaaaaattacattgtcATAACGGCGTATCTAATATGAATACTTTGAATTCGCAAAATATTGATGATATTGTGCAAAATGTTGCAACATCTGAAAATACATGCTCTCCCTTGAATTCCACTGCttatgatattataaataatattcagaATGTTCCATCAACGTCGAAAAATACATCAACATCCAGAATCGCAGAATTTGAAAGTGAAAACTCTGGCTGTATGCATTCGTCTGATTTATCTTCAATTCTTCCTGTAAGATTAGAAACCTCTTGTACAAGAAATGATTCTTTATTATCATCATACTCCGATCATAACTATTGTTATCCTTCAATCCTAAACTGTATTACATCTAATGTCCCTTCTCAACAGAATGATACATCATCCTTTACGTATTCGCAATCTCAACATCAACTCACTGACCATGATTATTCCCGTCCATTGGTTTTAGATTCAACGATATCACATAATCATTTAGAGCATCACAGCATAATAAACAATACGTTTTCTTCCAGTGCCGCTTCAGTAAACGAAAATTCCAATCATAATGAACCTTCAGATCAAATAAACGTAAATAATGTAGCCAATATAGATACAAGTTCAGAACATTACATAGGTAATATGATTGTAAAGTGTCGGCATTGTACTGCAAAACATTTTACTGCTGAAAAAGTTGCTAATAAATATGATTCTTTCAATGACTGTTGTCGACATGGTGAAGTAAATTTAGGCCTTCAACAAGATCCtccagaattattaaaaacattgtTTTCAGGAACTCATGTGAAGTCTAAGAATTTCTTTGACTGTATtcgaaattataacaattcatTCTCTTTCGCTTCTTTCAATGCTAATTTGACTAATTTGTCATCCCAAAGACGTGGCCCATATTGCTTTAAAATCCAAGGGAAAATCTATTATCAAGTAAATACATCATTGTATCCATCTCCAAATGAATCTCCCAGTTATggacaattatttattgtagaTACTAATGAAGCAGCTGAGTGTAGATCTGCACGAAATATTAATTGTGAGGTAGACCTTTTGAAAGCTATTGACAACACGTTACGACACCATAACGTCTTTGCACGATCATATGAGATGATGAAAGATGTTTTGAAAGACAATTCAACAATTGACTCAG contains:
- the LOC123273776 gene encoding uncharacterized protein LOC123273776, which encodes MGRRKIERTPAEEEDIKRLRNDKRKTSRYNKRNMQEKKLHCHNGVSNMNTLNSQNIDDIVQNVATSENTCSPLNSTAYDIINNIQNVPSTSKNTSTSRIAEFESENSGCMHSSDLSSILPVRLETSCTRNDSLLSSYSDHNYCYPSILNCITSNVPSQQNDTSSFTYSQSQHQLTDHDYSRPLVLDSTISHNHLEHHSIINNTFSSSAASVNENSNHNEPSDQINVNNVANIDTSSEHYIGNMIVKCRHCTAKHFTAEKVANKYDSFNDCCRHGEVNLGLQQDPPELLKTLFSGTHVKSKNFFDCIRNYNNSFSFASFNANLTNLSSQRRGPYCFKIQGKIYYQVNTSLYPSPNESPSYGQLFIVDTNEAAECRSARNINCEVDLLKAIDNTLRHHNVFARSYEMMKDVLKDNSTIDSDGNAIEPELNLIFTLKPGMDARRYNFQRINEVAAVFSTTADGEIPESYVTVQNKTTKSFQFLSTMDPNTEPWIYPLFYLYGNQGWHKSIPYQYLSNTKPIEQ